CGGCGGCTGCCCAGTCCCCCGCGGGGCCGCAGGCACCCTCGTGAAGGGCGAAATCGACGACGAGGCGGGTGCCCTCGCTGCCGCGGATGACACCCCTGATCGAATACGTCCGCATGCTCCCCCGCTCCTCCTCCGGCAGGGCGAGCCACGACCGGTACCACTCGGGAGAGTCGAGGACGGGCAGGCGCCCGGACGCGGGCGGGAGGATGAGCTTGATCCTCTGGTCATAGACGGGGCTCTCCGCCTCGAGGGCATCGAGATCCGGCCCGGTGAAGACGATGCGCCGGAAGGAGGGGGACAGATCGGTGGCCGTGCGGACGGCGGCGCGCAGCGGGGCGTACATTGTCACTCCTCCCCTGTGTGGTGGCGGCCGATCGGCATGACGAGAGGCGTTCCCGAGACCGGGTCGGGATGGACCTGGCAGCGGATCCCGAAGACTTCCTCAATGTGAGTGGGGGTGACGACGTCCTCCGGTGTGCCCTGGACGAGGATGGCGCCGTCCTTCATCGCGACGAGATAGTCGGAGTAGCGGGCGGCGAGGTTGATGTCGTGGAGGACCATGACGATCGTTGTTCCCTGCTCCCTGTTGAGGTCGGTGAGCAGGTCGAGGATCTCGAGCTGGTTGGCGACATCGAGGAACGTCGTCGGCTCGTCGAGGAGGAGGACCTCCGTCTCCTGCGCGAGGGACATGGCGATCCAGACGCGCTGGCGCTGGCCTCCCGACAGCTCATCGACCGCACGCTCCGCGAGCGCGGTCGTGTTCGTCGCCTCGAGGGATCGGGCGACCGCCTCGTAGTCGCGGGCCGACCATCGGCCCATGAGGCCCTGGTGGGGGTGCCGGCCTCGACCGACGAGATCGGTGACGACGATGCCCTCGGGGGCCACCGGTGACTGCGGCAGCAGGCCGAGGATCCGGGCCAGCTGCTTCGCCGAGCGGGACGAGAGGGGATCACCGTCGAGGAGCACCTCCCCCGCACCCGGGGTGAGCAGCCGAGAGAAGGCGCGGAGCAGTGTCGACTTCCCGCACCCATTGGGGCCGACGATCGAGGTGATCGCGCCGGGTGGGATCGTGAGGTTCATGCCGTCGATGACGTGGCGCTCCCCAT
This is a stretch of genomic DNA from Flaviflexus salsibiostraticola. It encodes these proteins:
- a CDS encoding ABC transporter ATP-binding protein produces the protein MTRILAARDISLGYGERHVIDGMNLTIPPGAITSIVGPNGCGKSTLLRAFSRLLTPGAGEVLLDGDPLSSRSAKQLARILGLLPQSPVAPEGIVVTDLVGRGRHPHQGLMGRWSARDYEAVARSLEATNTTALAERAVDELSGGQRQRVWIAMSLAQETEVLLLDEPTTFLDVANQLEILDLLTDLNREQGTTIVMVLHDINLAARYSDYLVAMKDGAILVQGTPEDVVTPTHIEEVFGIRCQVHPDPVSGTPLVMPIGRHHTGEE